Proteins found in one Arachis stenosperma cultivar V10309 chromosome 8, arast.V10309.gnm1.PFL2, whole genome shotgun sequence genomic segment:
- the LOC130945545 gene encoding uncharacterized protein LOC130945545: MPGTVAVLRTSPVRVGGQVDKSQAYFHRLFWTFPPCIEAFRHCKLLVSIDGTHLYGKYGGTLLIAIAQDGNSNILPIAFALVEGENAESWTFFLSHLRQHVTLQPGLLVISDRHNGIKAALEAPDGGWLPPFAYRAFCIRHVAANFALTFKGKDARRLFVNAAYAKTEVEFDYWFDILRSEDPVMCEWANRIDYSLWTQHRDEGRRFGHMTTNISECVNSILKGVRNLPVSSLVKATYGRLAELFVRKGREAEAQMGTGQQFTQHLAKCIEANLKTARCFTVTLYDRDNSEFTVAETTPTGSFSLGSYRVSLASRTCYCRYFQALHFPCQHALACCAYSRVNWTTYAHSVYRISSVFSVYRMGFTPPIPEGFWPPYDGPTVIPDPDKRRAREGCPRSTRIRTNMDEADLNHPKRCGLCLQPGHTRRSCPQLGGSSHSGGH; the protein is encoded by the coding sequence ATGCCTGGTACTGTTGCAGTCCTAAGGACTAGCCCCGTTCGAGTTGGAGGACAGGTAGATAAGTCTCAAGCTTATTTTCACAGACTTTTCTGGACGTTTCCACCGTGCATCGAGGCATTCCGTCATTGCAAGCTGTTAGTCAGCATTGACGGCACCCATCTGTATGGCAAGTACGGGGGAACGTTGCTCATCGCAATTGCACAGGACGGGAACTCCAACATTCTACCTATTGCATTCGCACTAGTCGAGGGTGAGAATGCTGAGTCTTGGACATTCTTTCTCTCCCACCTTCGTCAGCACGTGACGCTGCAGCCGGGTCTGCTGGTTATATCGGACAGGCATAACGGCATCAAGGCTGCGCTTGAGGCTCCTGACGGAGGTTGGTTACCTCCATTTGCATACCGTGCATTCTGCATTCGACACGTAGCTGCTAATTTTGCCCTTACCTTCAAGGGCAAAGACGCACGAAGGCTTTTTGTGAATGCGGCGTATGCCAAGACCGAGGTTGAGTTTGATTACTGGTTTGATATTCTGCGGTCTGAAGATCCGGTGATGTGTGAGTGGGCGAACCGGATTGATTATTCCTTGTGGACTCAGCATCGTGACGAAGGGCGGAGATTCGGTCACATGACGACGAATATCTCCGAGTGTGTGAACTCAATCCTCAAGGGTGTCAGAAACCTACCTGTATCCTCGCTGGTGAAGGCAACATATGGAAGGCTTGCGGAACTTTTTGTTCGCAAGGGGAGAGAGGCTGAGGCCCAAATGGGTACTGGACAACAATTTACTCAGCACTTGGCCAAGTGTATTGAGGCCAACTTGAAGACGGCGAGGTGCTTCACGGTGACTTTGTATGACAGGGATAATTCCGAGTTCACCGTAGCAGAAACCACTCCGACTGGTTCCTTCTCATTGGGTAGCTACAGAGTATCGCTTGCCTCTCGGACATGTTACTGCAGGTACTTCCAGGCACTTCATTTCCCGTGTCAGCACGCACTTGCATGTTGTGCCTACTCACGGGTAAACTGGACCACTTATGCTCACAGCGTGTATCGGATTAGTTCGGTATTCAGTGTGTATCGGATGGGATTCACCCCTCCGATTCCAGAGGGTTTCTGGCCACCATACGACGGGCCCACTGTGATACCGGACCCTGACAAGAGGCGTGCGAGAGAGGGTTGTCCGAGGTCCACCAGGATACGAACAAATATGGACGAGGCAGATCTAAACCATCCAAAGAGATGTGGCCTATGTCTCCAACCCGGACACACACGTCGGAGTTGCCCACAACTGGGTGGATCGTCTCACAGTGGGGGCCATTAG
- the LOC130945544 gene encoding uncharacterized protein LOC130945544 produces the protein MRLESGIENSDVDELKLFSEWILQVGEAQCGIIINDRHFVRIPSDLSIPITDDPIHDIVSAIYPNISENSADSRYFQDRAILAATIEIVEEVNDHIVNLLPGEVTEYLSSDSICGSDANVDIDIDWINVEFLNQIRCSGLPNHSLKLKKGVPVILLRNIDPAGGLCNGTRLIVHSLGRNVITADIVSGSNVGDRVFISRVNLIPSDSGLPFKFQRRQFPLALCFAMTINKSQGQTLSTVGLFLCRPVFSHGQLYVAISRVSLSDASGACSGSKACDSMTDTFRTCRWPVYTILQG, from the exons ATGCGATTGGAGAGTGGTATTGAAAATTCAGATGTCGACGAGTTAAAATTATTCTCAGAGTGGATTCTTCAAGTTGGAGAAGCTCAATGTGGTATAATAATTAATGATAGACATTTTGTTCGTATTCCTTCAGATCTATCAATTCCTATTACTGATGATCCAATTCATGATATTGTTTCTGCAATATATCCAAATATCTCAGAGAATTCAGCTGATTCTAGATATTTTCAAGATAGAGCTATTCTTGCTGCGACTATTGAGATTGTTGAGGAAGTCAATGATCATATTGTTAATTTACTACCGGGGGAGGTGACAGAATATCTGAGCTCAGATAGCATATGTGGCAGTGATGCAAATGTTGACATTGACATTGATTGGATCAATGTTGAATTTTTAAATCAGATCAGATGCTCTGGATTACCAAATCATTCTTTGAAGTTGAAAAAAGGTGTTCCTGTTATTTTATTGAGAAATATTGACCCTGCTGGTGGATTATGCAATGGTACCAGACTTATTGTTCACAGCCTTGGAAGAAATGTTATTACTGCAGATATTGTTTCTGGTAGTAATGTTGGGGATAGAGTGTTCATTTCCCGAGTAAATTTGATTCCAAGTGATTCTGGTTTACCTTTCAAATTTCAACGTAGGCAGTTTCCATTGGCATTGTGCTTCGCAATGACAATTAACAAAAGTCAAGGTCAAACCTTATCAACTGTGGGATTATTTTTATGTCGTCCAGTTTTTTCACATGGGCAACTTTATGTGGCTATATCACGTGTGAG CCTTAGCGATGCATCAGGAGCATGCAGCGGCAGCAAGGCATGTGACTCGATGACAGATACGTTCCGTACTTGCAGATGGCCGGTCTATACCATCTTGCAAGGCTGA